A genomic region of Anopheles coustani chromosome 3, idAnoCousDA_361_x.2, whole genome shotgun sequence contains the following coding sequences:
- the LOC131260141 gene encoding fork head domain-containing protein FD5-like, with product MPRPSRDTYGDQKPPYSYISLTAMAIWSSPDKMLPLSDIYKFITDRFPYYRKNTQRWQNSLRHNLSFNDCFIKVPRRPDRPGKGAYWALHPQAFDMFENGSLLRRRKRFKLHKTDKDILNEELAALANINRIFLAQNSADAYCGGPGAATLLPADPSLLHPSALLHSPPHEPHSPLGAPPPLSPVSVGDATTATALTTARTPLRPKRSFTIESLITPEDDEGPGMLEKRSPSASPASVTRIPSSHQKRSKRSSDDKLHLLHESSEARLPSLLASHHHHQQQQHPGALQHHPHHHLGLHPPTLPPAASIPGANIPPFLQYSHPALAAYDLPLHPLLMMGPLGAIPPHYFHHSSYHSLAAAHHQHHHLHHLHHHAANGQRAGGTTTGSGSPTGSTTEPDSPRSGGAPTDLSRPLGPALRSV from the coding sequence ATGCCACGACCGTCCCGTGACACGTACGGCGACCAGAAGCCACCGTACTCGTACATCTCGCTGACGGCGATGGCGATCTGGTCGTCGCCGGACAAGATGCTGCCCCTGAGCGACATCTACAAGTTCATCACCGACCGCTTCCCGTACTACCGCAAGAACACGCAGCGCTGGCAGAACTCGCTGCGGCACAACCTAAGCTTCAACGATTGCTTCATCAAAGTCCCCCGGCGTCCGGATCGGCCCGGCAAGGGCGCCTACTGGGCGCTCCACCCGCAGGCGTTCGACATGTTCGAGAACGGCAGCCTGTTGCGGCGCCGGAAGCGCTTCAAGCTGCACAAAACCGACAAGGACATCCTGAACGAGGAGCTGGCGGCGCTGGCCAACATCAACCGGATATTCCTGGCGCAAAACTCGGCCGACGCGTACTGCGGTGGACCCGGGGCGGCCACCCTGCTGCCCGCCGACCCGTCCCTGCTGCACCCTTCGGCCCTGCTGCATTCGCCCCCGCACGAGCCCCACTCCCCGCTGGGCGCGCCGCCCCCCCTGTCACCCGTTTCGGTGGGGGACGCGACGACGGCGACCGCGCTGACGACGGCCAGGACTCCGCTGCGCCCGAAGCGGTCCTTCACCATCGAGAGTCTCATCACGCCCGAGGACGACGAGGGGCCGGGGATGCTGGAGAAGCGCTCCCCCAGTGCCAGCCCCGCCAGTGTCACCCGCATCCCGTCCTCGCACCAGAAACGCTCGAAACGAAGCTCCGACGACAAGCTGCACCTCCTGCACGAGTCCTCCGAGGCGAGGTTACCCTCGTTGCTTGCatcccaccaccatcatcagcagcagcagcatcctgGCGCCCTCCAGCATCACCCCCATCACCACCTGGGACTGCACCCCCCGACGCTGCCACCGGCCGCCAGCATTCCCGGCGCCAACATTCCGCCCTTTCTGCAGTACTCGCATCCGGCCCTGGCGGCCTACGATCTCCCCCTGCACCCGCTGCTAATGATGGGGCCGCTGGGGGCGATTCCTCCGCACTACTTCCACCACAGCTCGTACCACAGTTTGGCCGCGGCGCACCATCAGCACCATCACCTGCATCACCTGCATCACCACGCGGCCAACGGGCAGCGGGCGGGAGGGACGACAACCGGGTCGGGGTCGCCCACCGGGTCGACCACCGAGCCGGACAGTCCGCGGTCCGGAGGCGCCCCGACCGATCTCAGCCGACCCCTCGGACCGGCACTGCGCAGCGTCTGA